Below is a genomic region from Hevea brasiliensis isolate MT/VB/25A 57/8 chromosome 3, ASM3005281v1, whole genome shotgun sequence.
ATCTAACATAATCCTGATAAAAAAGTATATTAATTTAAAGAGATAAGGTGGCATGTGAGATTGTTAACTTACTTTGTACAATTGCATAGCTGCATTCAAGATCAAAACCGTCGTCCTCGCTTTGATCGTCATGTCCATCGTCATCGTCTTGGAAAGGAGGTTCCAATACAGAAACAGGACTACATTGttctttatcttcttcttcctcctcatCTTTTTCTTGATGTGCTTGGAATTTCATTAAACTTTCTACATCATTATTCTCTTTTCCCTAAAAATAATCACACAGCAACCTTGATTAGGACATCATTAACTTTAATGGGTAAAAGAATTCCATTCCATTAttgtgtattttatttttaatattatagttTATATAATTGGTGGTGGGTTTGTTGACTGtttcttcaaaattttcaagaaaaataCAACTAAAAATAGCAAGTTTACTGAAAGGGATGTCGGATTTTGGTGCTGGGATCTAGCAGAAAAAACAAGAAAGCGATTTGTCCTTTATTGGGAAATTATTTTTTCTTGCCATCAATCTTTAAAAATAAAAGATTTGCATGGTGGACTTACGATCATAAGTATTTACAAACACACAACTAGTAATGCCATTAAATGGACCAAATGACATCTATAGCCCTCGAAAGCATTTGTCATTATTTTGCGGTCAACATTCCGGCCAAAATTGCACAGAATTACCATATTGCCGACAGTTCAAATAAGTCAAACTCAGTTGAGTCACGAGTTCACCAGCTGAGTCATAATCATCCATATGTATGTATCAATAAATAATTAACAAAAGAAAGGAGGAGGAGATAAACCTCTGTTTTATGGTGACTAGGTGAGGTGGCCGGAGACGAGAATACTGGGGTCCGGTGACCGGAGGAAGGGCTTCTTCGAAGAACAAAATGGAAAGGACTTTCACAGAAGTGATTATCATAAGAAGCAAAATCAGTATTACCATCCAAATCTATTATTAGTTTGTCAACGAACTCAAAATTTCCTACACAgtcctcctcttcctcctcatatTGGCTACTGCTTGATGTATTTAAATCCAAATCCCAGGACTTCTCTTCATTGCTCTCTGACCAAACCGCACTAGTTGGCCCCCCATTGCAAGAGCAAGAAAAACCCATCTTACAAGTACTCTTCTCATGTACATTAACCATAATCGCTTGCTCTCGCTTGCTTTCTCTTTCATTAGATAGTTTTCTACGGCCAAGAGAAGAGTCCCACCTTAGAATGTCCTTAACTGAAGCTTTAACCCCATCGCCACTGATTTCTTGCTTTCGGATTTTATTACGATGAGTTATTCTCTTTATTAAGGACCCAAATAAACCAAATCCATTATTGTTTTTGGCTTTTGGAGATGATGGTTGTTTTTGGATCCTAAGGGCAGCTTCAAGAAGAAGAGCTGCGGTTTTAGCAGGGATGTGGAGGAAGATGGCATTGGGACTTCTGCAGGGGCTTTTGGAAGGAGATTGGAACTCAAAGAGAGGGGATTTTCTGAGGTCTGGAGAGTTGTTAACAGATAAAAAGCAAGCATTCCTGCAGAAATTGTGAGGGAAATTAGAGTTGTGGGAAACAGGCTTTCGTTTCTTGATTTGTAAGTGGGATTTTGGAGATGGTTTCTTGAGCTGGCAACGTCTGTCAGCAATGTAGTTCTTGAGCAAGAATGGTTCTTGATCCTCTTGCAGGAGCTGGTGCAAGGGCTTTTGAGACATCATCAGATTCTCTGCAACTGATTTTAGCAAAGCAAAGCAACTCTGTTCTAGCTTTTAACAAAAGAACAAAACAATGCGTGTAGAACCCAATATTATATACTTAAAGAAACAAGGCAGGGAAAGAAAGActactgaattttttttttttcttctttttcttcaggATGGTATGAATTTCAGCACCATGAAAGAGTTGAAGAGGTTTCAACTTttgaactgaaaatgaaatgcaAATGGGGAAGGCTGAAGGAGAACCGGTTGCCTACAAATACAACAGATAaaagagagagaatgagagaagGGAAGGAATGAGGAGACTTCCTGATTCAAATCTGGAGTTTAGTATAACGAGGCAAGGTGGTGCtgccaaataaaaaataataataaacataAATAAGAAATGGCTGCAAAATGTAGGtgctttttattaaattaaaaaacaaaaaaaaagaaatgtaaaatCTCTCTCAGGCTCATCCTTAGGGCCCTAACACAGTAAAATAGAAAGAAACAGAGTACAGAATACTTGAATACGTATCAGTATTGTGTAATGAAGATTAGTGCCATTGTCTTCTCTAATGACAATGTTAACTGTGATTAGCAGTATAGTACTGAATCACAGGATTGGCGAGAGAGCACAGCTACTACCAGTACAGCGCACTGCTCTCGCTATCCACATCTTGTGCTTTTCCTCGTTGTCGTAGCTACCTCACATATTTCCTGAGATACTCGTACCTCATCTACGGGTCTACGATTACCAGCTGCACCTGGCGATACAGCAACTGATGATGACAATTTTAATTTgcgattaaaataaataaataaagtttttcagttttaatttttttttttgttttaattaaatttataaattcaaattattttaaatttttttatttttaatttaattttaaattaaccgattttaattcatttaaatttaataaattaaatttgagagaaatacttaattagattttttaaaGTATTGACAGATGAGGATTGTATTTATGGAGATTTAATATACTAATAGTCTTATTTTTGTTGTTagactaaattattaattaaaaaataaattatattacaatAACACAATCAAATTTTTACTAATAAATAAGCTAAATTTCTTCATTTTACTTGATTTTATTGTGAGTCTCTAAAAATCAATCTAAATATCACGTGAGCCTATAAACAAAAAGAAACATTGTGATCAATGACCTTATGACTGTGAATTTAAAGTAAGTGAATTAGATAATGAGAGTTTCTataaaaaaatttgataaaatgtgcttgattaatagttatttctcatatttattaataaaaaattaaataatcctTATAGTTATATGCATGAATATTAGAAATTAGGTTAATATTATGAGATTCTATCCTAAAATACGGCCTTATTATTGATCAATATTATTGACGCTCAGTATAGTTGATGCTTGGCTTACCGAGTGAACATTTACATCCCATCAATCTTCTTTTTTGTTTGGTCTAGGTTGCTTGAACATTTTTCACTCTTTATAGCCCGAACACCCTTTTGCTCAATCTTAGCTACCGAGCATTCTTTTGTTCTGTTCAAGTATAGGCTCTTTGCTGCTTTTGACTATTTGATCAAGTTCCGACACTTTAATTAGCATGTTAAATTTTTCACTCAAACGCTAATTATTTGACTCAATTTTAGGTGAGTAATATCATTACTATTTAAATCAAACTCATTAAATATGTGGATTtgacaaaattttttatttaatcaagTAATATGATTTCACAATGGACACAAAGCTTATCCTATATTCCTACTTGggttactttaattttttttttctgtaagaTGCTAGGTATTTTTGGGTAGATATGGTCACGGTCTGATTTTAGTTTTAAAATCAGAGAGATtagagttaaataaaaaagtcctttaattttgattttaattttaattcaaatccatctaattttaatacaatttaattgtcaaaatttttgtaatttttaatttttattaaaatattgaaCTTTAATTCAAAATTAAACTGAACTTATCAATTCCGAtcgatttaattttcatttcaattaatcaggtttaatttattttaatttaattttaattttaaattgagtCGATTTGATTTTTATCTATCTTCAAATTAAATCATATCACAACTACCTATATTTTTTAGATCAATTTACGTACATTGAgaatttttttaatgattttaataatttaatgtaTTCAACACTTTAAATCATATTAATCTCatgcatttaaaattttttaaataatttaatttcaaatctCAATTTCAATGTTTGAAGATTTAACTTTTGCTCCATTTTTTATGAATATAATTTCAGTTAATATACGTGGTAAATTTTCATTGCCCATTAATAGCTCTTATGTGACAAAATTGCAGTCCATCATACTCAAAATGGGTCGCTTTACAGCTGGACACTATTATAATCCTTgttgaaaattttttatctagACAAAATGGTCCAATACCCTAAATCATTTAGCCATATACTCACATAATCGACACCGTGGGATCCATCCAAATCTCATATCGGGTGTAAATTAAGTGTGTAGATAGCTTATATAAAAAAAgttcattaaaattattataattttaataataatttatttttctcattaaatcgttatttatattttttacgtaaaaaaaaataaaaccttATAAGTAAAAATAAGTGAAGAATCTTATTTTCGATGTGACTGAGAATTGAGGTTCACTAGTTTACGGGCATATTCCCTGAACTGATCCTTAGGGATGAGCAGTCggtttaaatcgaaccgaatcgaatcgaataggattaaattataaaaattgaaccgtaaattttagaaactaaACAGAATCGAAATGggtgaaaaattgaatcgaaccgaaccgctcTATTTCAGTTCGGTTAGGTTTAAAttgatcggtttgattttttaatttagacttgattttcaagttatttggtctaattttaactttagtttgaacctaataaccattaatcaatgaaattaaacaattaatatatatataattaaatataattcataaatttttcataaaaataaatcaattcaaaaatcgattcgattcgatttagtttgatttgactatataaattactattcagttcggttcggtttaaccgatttttttctcttcaaaattgaaccgaaccgaaatttttataatttaaaatcaaacagaatcaatttaattttaaaaccgaactaattgaaccgaattaactcgattcgattcgatttttcaatttGAATAGAATTCTGCTCAACCCTACTAATCCTTTAAGATTCTACATCGATTATGAATTGAATATGTGCGTAATTTAtatgagaaaaataattttattaaaattatcataattttattaatgatctatttttatcattgaattattatttattttttctatgtAAATAAAAGATGTCACCATTTACAAATAAAAATGTCTAAAATACCCTCAGGTTGGCAGGTGTCTTACGACATCTTTTGGTTCATAATATTCAGCAACGGGGCATTGCACCATAAAATGTAAAAGCGTTGACGTTTACGACGTTGTCATTACCCGGAACCAACCAcgagaaaatgaaaaagagacGAGAaaatggatatatatatatatatgtatgtgatTATTATGGGAAGGCGTGGCAACGTCTCGGGGGCTCTAGAGCCGAGAGGGATCGGAAAACGACAAAAAAGGAGACGACCGCGCGTGCCAACTAAGAAACAGAAACCGCATCTTGACTAAGATTTTGACGCTTCTTCTGTGCCAATGATGTGGATGACTTTCGACTTTTTTTGCTTGTCGCTGTTATTGTTaacttttataataaattattgggTTAATTACATGTGATTGTATCagtaaatttctaattttattttaaaattattaaacttttttatttatttataaattattttattattaaatttcacTAACCATCTTGtaatttgaataaatatattataattatccTTCAATTTTACACTATGTTTGGGAAGggggaaggaaaataaaagagggaaggaaaataaaagagagaaaataaggaattaaaataaaaattattttccttcCCCTTGTTTGGATTGGGAGAGGAAAATATTAGAGTGAAAATTGttttatgaatagtaaaattacAACTTTAcccttaaatttaaaaaaaactattaaatatagggatatttttgtattttttccTTACTTTCCCCCCATTTTGGAGAGAAAGGAGAAAAAgacaaaaaaattttattttccctCCAATATTTTCCCTCCCCCTTTATTTTCCACTCAATCCAAATAAAAGAatggaaaataaatttattttccctTCACATTTTCCTTCCCCTCTCACTTTCCTCCCTTCCCAAACATACCCTTAATCTTCATCACAAAAAattcattaattattatttattttattttattaaaaactaTGCTCTTATTATtgcttttttaaataaaaattataaaggtTTCACATCTAATTCTATTTTaatgtaataaaaaattaataatatatattattttaatttattttaataatattcaaactctaattaaatatggattattcatttttttatatataagttgATATTACATGTATAGTTTTTgtcttattttttatattaacaaaataatatatctaatcttaaattattatttagcatattttatattaaaaaatttcttATAAGTTAAAGTCGAGAAATATTTATAGTACATTTATTTAAACTAAGGGAGGATAAATAAAATTTAACCATGAATTAACTTGTAAATCTATTGAGAGATGACACTAATAGAACTATCAAAATTGAAggaaaatgaataaaatttttgaataaaaagctaaaatttaaaagttattaaattcaacttgtaaaaaaaattataaagtcaAACAATGGCCTAAATCATTATCGAATAAAGTGTAATTTTCATTAGTTAATCAAATTAACTATCCTATCAATATAATTGAATTATTCaaattaaagtaattattatttttttataaataatttatattaaatttagaaaTGTATAAATATATAGTAACACGAAGGTTTATATGTAACactcctgattttttatatattattattgggcttcgtgtaggtatcctcaattcgcggaaattcgacagttgtcctggATGCTGAATTTCCTACTcaggaaaagtctcgaattggatcgaggttttggttaccccaccattgtcgggcatcccggcgcgttcgaagtcggaatcggcaaaggtaaacccgaaccttgctttttcgtaattttctagtgcttaaataggattgaaaatccataaaatattcgtggtagcttagaaaattacgattctttttgcaatagcttagtaatatttctaaggacagcggggcagagttttataatttttagagcttatttgagcagtttttgcaaaaatgatcaattacaaggactaaattgaaattttacatattgtgatgaatgattgatttgatgggcccaggaggggctgtgtgatgtgattgagttgtggatatatggattgtggatatagaagtgtgttttgagcccttttgcaggttgggtaggtcctaggtctaGGGAGACTGGATTTTgcacgacttagggcgtattgggtcttttcttgatttgtattgagtcatttgtattaaataattgtaatataattgtcgtgagcTGACCTTCTTCCTTCGcgtgattgccgtcaagtctgtgagtaaaatattaattttaattataatttcgatattattatatgttcagcatgcccatgcatcacttatatgcatatatttatgtagttaaactctaggcacgatttatgttgcattcataactgttagcgtgccat
It encodes:
- the LOC110651144 gene encoding uncharacterized protein LOC110651144, producing the protein MMSQKPLHQLLQEDQEPFLLKNYIADRRCQLKKPSPKSHLQIKKRKPVSHNSNFPHNFCRNACFLSVNNSPDLRKSPLFEFQSPSKSPCRSPNAIFLHIPAKTAALLLEAALRIQKQPSSPKAKNNNGFGLFGSLIKRITHRNKIRKQEISGDGVKASVKDILRWDSSLGRRKLSNERESKREQAIMVNVHEKSTCKMGFSCSCNGGPTSAVWSESNEEKSWDLDLNTSSSSQYEEEEEDCVGNFEFVDKLIIDLDGNTDFASYDNHFCESPFHFVLRRSPSSGHRTPVFSSPATSPSHHKTEGKENNDVESLMKFQAHQEKDEEEEEDKEQCSPVSVLEPPFQDDDDGHDDQSEDDGFDLECSYAIVQRAKQKLLQKLRRFEKLAELDPVELEKIMLEQEEESDDNSGDVNDIEEDVQGEDNELVFSEREQNIDRFIIEELSKKSFCRLRKIPRDMKRLVSDLIKEEEKEPECVADRETMVKRVCKRFESWKQVESNTIDMMVEQDFEREEINGWKRNQQQVGETTLDIELGIFGLLVEELSEELAGLTGI